A region of Sulfitobacter faviae DNA encodes the following proteins:
- a CDS encoding radical SAM protein — protein sequence MKDIAQANEGKFQNPAVTAKGEPRATVALRGAETLWFNTGTLCNIECVNCYIASSPKNDALVYITADEVRDYLDQIEQRSWPVREIAFTGGEPFMNPQMIEITEASLERGYEVLILTNAMRPMMRKSVQKGLLRLRNAYPGKMTFRISVDHYRRDLHDAERGTGAFDKTLTGMEWLRDNGFRMAVAGRSIFADSDADSRAGYSAFYAEHGFDIDAQDPAMTVLFPEMDEAVEVPEITTACWGILDKSPDAVMCASSRMVVKRKGAEKPAVLACTLLPYDPEFELGTTLAEAERDVALNHPHCAKFCVLGGASCSA from the coding sequence ATGAAAGATATTGCGCAAGCAAACGAGGGCAAGTTCCAGAACCCGGCGGTCACCGCCAAGGGGGAACCCCGCGCCACCGTGGCCCTGCGCGGGGCGGAAACGCTTTGGTTCAACACAGGCACCCTGTGCAACATCGAATGCGTAAACTGCTATATCGCCTCCAGCCCCAAGAACGACGCGCTGGTCTATATCACCGCGGATGAGGTGCGCGACTATCTCGACCAGATCGAGCAGCGTAGCTGGCCGGTGCGCGAGATTGCCTTCACCGGCGGCGAGCCCTTCATGAACCCCCAGATGATCGAGATCACCGAAGCCTCGCTGGAGCGCGGTTACGAGGTGCTGATCCTGACCAACGCGATGCGCCCGATGATGCGTAAATCGGTGCAAAAGGGGCTGTTGCGGCTGCGCAATGCCTATCCCGGCAAGATGACCTTCCGCATCTCCGTCGACCATTATCGCCGCGACCTGCATGATGCGGAACGTGGGACAGGTGCCTTCGACAAAACCCTGACCGGCATGGAATGGCTCCGCGACAACGGCTTTCGCATGGCCGTGGCGGGGCGGTCGATCTTTGCCGACAGCGATGCCGACAGCCGCGCGGGCTATTCCGCCTTCTACGCCGAACACGGCTTTGACATCGACGCACAAGACCCCGCCATGACCGTCCTCTTCCCCGAGATGGACGAGGCGGTCGAGGTGCCCGAAATCACCACCGCCTGCTGGGGCATTTTGGACAAGTCCCCTGACGCGGTGATGTGCGCCTCCTCCCGGATGGTGGTCAAACGCAAGGGGGCCGAGAAGCCCGCCGTGCTGGCCTGCACGCTCTTGCCCTACGACCCTGAGTTTGAACTCGGGACCACATTGGCCGAGGCGGAGCGCGACGTGGCCCTGAACCACCCGCACTGCGCCAAATTCTGCGTTTTGGGCGGGGCAAGCTGTTCGGCCTGA
- the zwf gene encoding glucose-6-phosphate dehydrogenase has translation MVSRVIPVDPFDLVIFGGTGDLARRKILPGLYRRYCAGQMPEEARIIGAARTEMDAKGYREMVAEAIEEFGGKDACDNLDAFLAKLDYVAIDARGETGWAELQDLMSGKDRIEVYYFSVAPGLFGDLAERLQQWGMAGEECRIVVEKPFGRDLESARALNATLATYFKEQQIYRIDHYLGKETVQNLMAVRFGNMLFEPLWNRQYVDHIQITVAETVGVGGRGEYYDKSGAMRDMVQNHLMQLLCLIAMEPPARFDPDAVRDEKLKVIRAIDPVLPHHLVRGQYEAEEGNEEDAPSYRDAVGNPRSRTESFVALKAHISNWRWHGTPFYLRTGKRMVARSSEITVVFKDTPHSIFAEDAGRHRNVLSIRLQPNEGITLGVTIKEPGPGGMRLVDVPLDMTFAEALGPDGGDQVDAYERLIMDVIRGNQTLFMRDDEVEAAWAWTDPIIQGWEARHDVPKPYDSGSAGPTDATEMMRRDGREWRKVSP, from the coding sequence ATGGTTTCGCGTGTTATCCCTGTCGACCCCTTCGATCTTGTCATCTTTGGCGGCACCGGCGATCTGGCCCGGCGCAAGATTTTGCCGGGTCTTTACCGGCGATATTGTGCGGGTCAAATGCCCGAAGAGGCGCGGATCATCGGGGCTGCGCGCACCGAGATGGACGCCAAAGGCTACCGCGAGATGGTGGCCGAAGCGATTGAAGAGTTTGGCGGGAAAGACGCCTGCGATAACCTCGACGCCTTTCTCGCCAAGCTTGACTATGTCGCCATCGACGCACGCGGAGAGACCGGCTGGGCCGAGCTGCAGGACCTGATGTCCGGCAAGGACCGGATCGAGGTCTATTACTTCTCTGTCGCGCCGGGGCTTTTCGGTGATCTGGCCGAACGGTTGCAGCAATGGGGCATGGCGGGCGAAGAATGTCGCATTGTCGTGGAAAAACCCTTTGGCCGCGATCTGGAGAGTGCGCGCGCCCTCAACGCGACGCTGGCCACCTATTTTAAAGAACAGCAGATCTACCGGATCGATCACTATCTCGGCAAAGAGACGGTGCAGAACCTCATGGCCGTGCGCTTTGGCAACATGCTGTTCGAGCCGCTGTGGAACCGCCAATACGTCGACCACATCCAGATCACCGTGGCCGAGACGGTGGGCGTCGGCGGCCGTGGGGAGTATTACGACAAATCCGGCGCGATGCGGGACATGGTGCAGAACCACTTGATGCAACTCTTGTGCCTGATCGCGATGGAGCCGCCCGCGCGTTTCGACCCTGATGCGGTGCGCGATGAAAAGCTGAAAGTGATCCGCGCGATCGATCCGGTGCTGCCGCATCACCTCGTGCGCGGGCAGTATGAGGCCGAGGAGGGCAATGAAGAAGATGCCCCCAGCTACCGCGATGCCGTCGGCAACCCGCGTTCGCGGACCGAGAGTTTCGTGGCGTTGAAGGCCCATATCAGCAACTGGCGTTGGCATGGCACGCCGTTCTATCTGCGCACCGGCAAACGCATGGTGGCGCGGTCGAGCGAGATCACGGTGGTTTTCAAAGACACGCCGCATTCCATCTTTGCCGAAGACGCTGGCCGTCATCGCAACGTGCTGTCGATCCGCTTGCAGCCGAACGAGGGCATCACTCTTGGCGTGACGATCAAGGAACCGGGGCCGGGGGGCATGCGTCTGGTCGATGTGCCGCTCGACATGACCTTTGCCGAAGCGCTTGGCCCCGATGGGGGCGATCAGGTCGATGCCTATGAGCGGCTTATCATGGATGTGATCCGGGGCAACCAGACATTGTTCATGCGCGACGACGAGGTCGAGGCCGCCTGGGCCTGGACCGATCCGATCATCCAAGGCTGGGAGGCGCGTCACGACGTGCCCAAACCCTATGACAGCGGCTCGGCGGGGCCCACGGATGCGACAGAAATGATGCGGCGCGATGGCCGTGAATGGCGAAAGGTATCCCCATGA
- the pgl gene encoding 6-phosphogluconolactonase, translating to MNIIEYADREMLVMNVANKLAGKLKSALSGNDRVSFAVPGGSTPGPIFEMLSATDLDWSRVDVMLTDERWVDVDDPLSNARLVREHLMNDRAAAAQFIPFFRPGLSPGEGAEVVAPSLTDHVPISVLLLGMGDDMHTASLFPGDPSLPDALAADAPLLCPVYPEGQPTARVTLPAHVLDGALNKHLVIFGDEKRAALERAEGLSPGEAPIAAVLDEIEVYWAA from the coding sequence ATGAACATCATCGAATATGCGGACCGCGAAATGCTGGTGATGAATGTCGCCAACAAACTGGCGGGCAAGTTGAAATCGGCGCTTTCGGGCAATGACCGCGTGTCTTTCGCGGTGCCGGGCGGCTCTACCCCCGGCCCGATCTTTGAGATGCTCAGCGCGACCGATCTGGATTGGAGCCGGGTGGATGTGATGTTGACCGATGAGCGTTGGGTGGACGTGGATGACCCGCTGTCGAACGCGCGTCTGGTGCGCGAGCATCTGATGAACGACCGCGCCGCGGCGGCGCAGTTCATCCCATTTTTCCGCCCCGGGCTTTCTCCGGGCGAGGGGGCAGAGGTGGTGGCCCCCAGTCTGACGGATCATGTGCCGATCTCTGTCCTGCTGCTTGGCATGGGCGACGACATGCACACCGCCTCGCTTTTCCCCGGTGATCCGAGCTTGCCTGACGCTTTGGCCGCCGATGCCCCGCTTTTGTGCCCGGTCTATCCCGAGGGCCAGCCCACTGCGCGGGTCACGCTGCCGGCGCATGTGCTCGACGGGGCGCTGAACAAACATCTCGTGATTTTCGGGGATGAGAAACGCGCCGCGCTTGAGCGCGCTGAGGGGCTTTCCCCCGGAGAGGCGCCGATTGCAGCGGTGCTGGATGAAATCGAGGTTTACTGGGCGGCATGA